In Zingiber officinale cultivar Zhangliang chromosome 1A, Zo_v1.1, whole genome shotgun sequence, the DNA window CGTGTTTGTTTAGCAACCATCAAAGGTCCCTTTGACATAGTCCTCCTTTCTGATTTTCTTTGGCTTAAATCTTTCTGTAAACTCATCTTGGATTCTTGCAAGTGGGTCTGCTTAATTATTGTTAGCTTGACCATAAAAATACAGATACTCTCAAAATTTGagcaaatttaaatttataaaatattattgcTTGATTCAACTCGGATACAATTATTAGATACTTAAACTTCGGTGCATCACCTAGATACAAATGCTCCCAAAAATATTATTTCTTGCCGTACTTGCAGATTAGGGGGTTACTCGGGCTGGTATTTCATAAGTGGGATGGGAACTTTATCATTTTGGTCTTCTTTCAAGATCTCCTTAATGGCGATGCATGTCTTTTACTAGTCAATTGGAGGCCCATCACGCAGCAAGAAGTGGGTAGAGCCCACCAAATCTTTACTGATTCACTTAACAAACTCAAATGAAACGAAGATGCATGACAGGATAATTAAATAGGTAGTTTAATTAGTGTATGAATTAATAATCCTCATAAATCATCCCACaaagttttttatttctttttggtttttcAGCTTACTTTTAAATCATCTTATGCTATCCCATAATTAAGTAGATTTGGAATTTGAGTTATTTAATTCTAAGTCAGTCAATGGTAAATTCTGTAATGAAATCTCGCTATGGCTCTCTCTCTATATATCCAATACCCCTCCTGCTATCCCACAGCCACATCATTACTACACCAACAAACCTTTCTCGGTCTTCTTCCTTCTCCGATCCTTCCCCAACCTTCATCTTCTCTTCCTCACACCGAAGCAGCAGCATCTTTGACAGAAATATAATGGCTCAAGTTTTGCTCTCTAGGAAGGCTGCATGCAACGCCCATGGCCAGGACTCCTCTTACTTCCTGGGGTGGCAGGAGTACGAGAAGAACCCGTATGATCCAACCACTAATCCCACCGGCATCATCCAAATGGGTCTCGCAGAGAACCAGGTTCGTATTCCCACACTCTATGTGCATGCATTAGTTTTCTTGTCGAATCGATCGTGACCAATCGATTCGCCTAATTGCAGCTCTCTTTCGATCTCATCGAGTCGTGGCTGGAGCGCCACCCCGACGCCGTCGGACTTAGGCGGGACGGTGCCCTCGTCTTCCGCGAGCTCGCTCTTTTCCAGGACTACCACGGCCTGCCCCACTTCAAGAAAGTACGTATTTAGTTTCACTTCGATGGcggaattaatttttaatataattatgtTTCACGCATAATTATATCGCTTCGGGTCATGCAGGCATTGGCTGATTTCATGGGCCAATTAAGAGGAAACAAGGTGGAATTGCAGTGGCGCAACCTCGTCCTTACCGCCGGCTCCACCTCCGCCAACGAGACTCTCATCTTTTGCCTAGCCGAACCCGGCGAAGCATTCCTCATCCCCACTCCCTACTACCCAGGGTAATTAATTATATATGCATAATCACTTTTTATGGAACTAGTTATAATCATTAGCCTTAATAATTCTTATAATATTTGAACAGATTCGACCGGGATCTGAAATGGCGAACCGGCGCCGAAATCGTCCCCATCCACTGCTCCAGCTCCAACGGCTTCCGCATCACCAAGCGCGCCGTGGAAAAAGCCTACCAGCAAGCGCGCAAACAGCGCCTGAGCGTGAAGGGAATCCTCGTCACCAACCCTTCCAATCCGCTCGGTACCTCCCTCACCCACGCCGAACTCCGCACCCTCCTCGACTTCGCCCTCGCTAAGGGCATCCACCTCATCAGCGACGAAATCTACTCCGGCACCGCCTTTGCCAGCTCCCCGGCCTTCGTCAGTGTCCTCGAGGCCATGCAGGTACATCCCCTGAATCTCGACCTCGCCGACCGCGTCCACGTCGTGTACAGCCTCTCCAAGGACCTCGGCCTCCCGGGCTTCCGCGTGGGCGCCCTCTACTCCGCCAACCCGGAGGTGGTGGCAGCCGCCACTAAGATGTCTAGCTTTGGCCTTGTCTCCTCGCAGACGCAGTACCTCCTCGCGGCGCTGCTCTGTGACAATGACTTCACCGCGCACTACGTGGCAGAGAACAAGAAGAGGATCGCCGAGCGGCACGGACGGCTCGTGGAGGGGCTCCGCCGTGCCGGTGTAGAGTGCCTGGAGAGCAACGCGGGGCTCTTCTGCTGGGTGGACATGCGGCACCTGCTGCTCGTTGACACCTTCGAAGGGGAGATGGAGTTGTGGCGGAAGGTGGTGTACGAGGTGGGCCTCAACATCTCGCCGGGGTCGTCATGCCACTGCGACGAGCCCGGCTGGTTCCGCCTTTGCTTCGCCAACATGTCAGAGGAGACCCTCGACGTTGCGATGCAGCGCCTCCAAAATTTTGTCGCCTCCTCCAGCCAATGCAGCGGCCACGGAACCCGCAGCTGGCCGAGGGGGTCTATTAGCTTTGCGAGGTGGATGGTGGGCCTATCGTCGTCACGCGATCACCGGCGGTCGGAGAGAGGATACTAGTTCATTATTAAATTTATACAACCATAGGCATCATACTTGATACTTAGTGTGAATGTGCATGTCGTTATAAATATGTCCATGATCTTCTGTTTCCCCTGTTTCTTTTGAACAAAAGATCATGTAGTAAAGTTTCTccattcttgattttttttttcttggagcATTGATTTGAAAGTGCCCAAGGTTTCATGTGGGAAGGAGCTGGTTTTGAGTCTATATACTTTAAAAACCCTGCAGTTTGTTTGTCTTTCATGTGGAGAGTAGTTTATTGGAAGGAACTTCTAAATAATGATTACTATGCCTCTTTTATCTTGGAAGAACTTTACGAGTAAGTAAATTTCTTCATAGATGGAGTATCTTCAATAATTTGTAGCTATGATTTTCATAAATTGTATAATAATATCAGTATTGACTTTATGATGGTCTTGAGACTGTCTTAAATATTATTGGATAAAAGGGGTAAGTTGTTTGTTGTCTTTTTGACTTCAAAATAATCATTGCTGTACCTCTTCTATCATGGAACTTTATGACAAAATATATTTCATTAGAGATGGTCTCATCTTCAATTGTGATAGTTTTGAGATCATTATAGAGGTAGGGATTAATTTTCAGTAGACACATGAAAATTTTTTTCAACCCCTAATTATTTGACCTCGCATGGATTCAAATCTTAGAAACGGTTTTTTGTAAAAAGCAGGATAAGACTGTGCACAATGaattcttctccggaaacccgcATGGCGAGAGTTTCATGCACGggattgttctttttttttttagttatttgacaatcAATTATAAACTGACCTCATGATTATTTCCTTTTATATAATTTAGGGATAGACCGACATAATTACCTTTAACTATAATTTACTACAATGAGATATACATAttgtcaaaaataaaaacaagtactTATATTTCATAAGTTAGACCCTCTAAATTTGAAAGTCATCTCAATGGGTTTGTAGTTGTCTTTTGGCAACTTATATATAGTATATATATTTACTTTATGTTTTTTTCCGTTTGATACTACCATAAACATTGAGTTTTTTacaattgtttttaaaaattgtGATAGTTTTGAGATCCTTATAGGGTAGGGATCAATTTTGACACATATCCTTAGAAGAAAATTTCTCCCATCTTCTAATCATTTAAGAGGAGTATAAGTTAATCTTGTGATTTATATTCTTTCATATAATTTAGGACGGAATGTGAGAGATATTTAAAGTGGGTGCAATCTACAATTTGCTACAATAAGATCTTTATAAATCTTgtcaaaaataaaacacaaacactTATATTTGATAATTTAGACCCTCTAAATTTCTTTATAAAGAATTATATTCTTGGCAACTTTATATactttctttatatttttttttgtttgacacTGCAATAAACATTGAGCCACTATTTGTATttacaattatttttaaaaagttgtGGATGCATCAATCATTTTCACCTTTGGAGATAGgaattatttgtttattatttttaaaatataattgtaCTAATTTTAATTTTCGAGCCATAAACTTGTGGAGAaatagaaaaagatttaaatttctcaTAACTAATTCGTGTGGaataaatttattgtaaaataaaataagataatgATACTTGAGATGCTTTAGCACTCCCTTTAATTTTCACAAGCGTGTGATACTTGTGGTCAACCTCATTTCCATCCATTTCATGAGATCGTTAAAAAGGCTTATCGAATAGTAGGGACATATTTATTATTTACAAGTGACCTTAATTAGATAGGATAGGACAACAACTTGGAGTAGGACATTTCAAGGGGGTACACCCCACAAATCTTTGAACAATATTATGTTGGTGTTGACTTCTAGGACATTAACCTTGGAAAGCTTTCATGGAACTTTGTATGAACTGTATCCAAGAATAGGCTTTAGTTCACATGTTAAAATTTCATATCGGACATTTATTCCCAAAGTATTATTAGTGAATCATAGAGCTCCTCATTGGAGAAAACGTCTCGAACAATCAATTTGGTCTAGATGATCAACATGATATGATAATGGGGTGGTGGCTGATGATATGATAATGGGGTGGTGGTCATCCCTAAAGGAGTAGTTCATCTCCCATGATGAACTAGTTGTACCTCTAGATCATACCGCTTACTTGCAAGATGTTACTACGTGGGGCTCTTCTTATTGCCAACTAACTAGCTTCTAAATAtagatttttttccctttttctatATATTACTATATCAATTAGCAACTTGCAGTTAAAATATGTTTAGTGGATAGTACATGAGGTGCTGTCACTATAAGGTCTGGGGTTCAAATTTCAGTGTAGtcaaggtaaatgtctcccttatacgctagtcattatttcaaaggctagtatccacccgtgatttatctccttcgtGTTGACTCTGGGACAGGTTGGCAGGGGCACTAGGGCCGAGCGtagtcaccttttgccaccatattTAACTCTTCTATAAGGCATAGATGTTAGCATACAACAATCAAGTCTTACTTCAATAGATAGGGTCGATCGGTTATATGAATCTTTATATGCTATtgaactatatcccctacaatattatcatttatatttaaataaattttatctttttttattattgctaactaaGTTTTCTTTGGTTTTCCTCTTTTTTGTTTGATGTGTACAATTGTCATAGtttcaaattatctaattaaaaaaaaggtagatccgctaccttagcggcccccctagtgtcggccccacggatatggaaggAGGTTCATGCAAATACACaggtcataggcgcatggcggggtaaaccccagttcgtcagttcctgagaatcgacccttgaccattacgccagagataccatacacccaccgtctgcgctatgcCCTAGGGGCATCAAAGGATCTAATTAAAGCATCTATTAGTTGTCTACATACATATCTGTACCATATTAAATGTGTCTCTCCAATTTTTACCTGAATATGTATAACCCTGACTTtctttctaatattttttatttcttatcttgtTCAGCCTTATATGTTTGCACATTTATCTTAACGTCATCAtatctacaactctcatcttctactcatgtactcgagtcatagcctaatatttagcttcatataacatagcaagcaTAATCGTCATTTCATCAAACTTTCCTTTTAGTcatagaggtactttacgatcacaaagAACATCTGACACCTTCCTCCATTTTAATCATGCTGCTTGTTTTCTATGTAAGTCATCTCTCAATCTCTTCGTCCTTTTGCAAAAAATGATTATAAATACTTAAAGCTCTTAATTATAAACAATACCgtctcttattttaataattattttattacatctaatattattaaacttaaatttcatatattctatctttactcAATTAAACCTTTCACTTCTAATATTTCTCACCATGACTTAAATCAGTATTTACCGCTTCACTATCTTATTTATCAAAACAATGTCACCTATATTGAGGTTTGTATatatcttttaaattatttttaatatttgatGATATAATTCTTTTGGCAATCCAAGTATCTAGCTCTTCGAACTGACTAATCCTAGAGGTTACCAGTCCGACcccataaaaaattttcattaatCATCAAGGTAAATTGAGAAATGCTCGCAGAAGCCTATCTAAGTGATCAACGTTCTT includes these proteins:
- the LOC122029076 gene encoding 1-aminocyclopropane-1-carboxylate synthase 1-like isoform X1 produces the protein MAQVLLSRKAACNAHGQDSSYFLGWQEYEKNPYDPTTNPTGIIQMGLAENQLSFDLIESWLERHPDAVGLRRDGALVFRELALFQDYHGLPHFKKALADFMGQLRGNKVELQWRNLVLTAGSTSANETLIFCLAEPGEAFLIPTPYYPGFDRDLKWRTGAEIVPIHCSSSNGFRITKRAVEKAYQQARKQRLSVKGILVTNPSNPLGTSLTHAELRTLLDFALAKGIHLISDEIYSGTAFASSPAFVSVLEAMQVHPLNLDLADRVHVVYSLSKDLGLPGFRVGALYSANPEVVAAATKMSSFGLVSSQTQYLLAALLCDNDFTAHYVAENKKRIAERHGRLVEGLRRAGVECLESNAGLFCWVDMRHLLLVDTFEGEMELWRKVVYEVGLNISPGSSCHCDEPGWFRLCFANMSEETLDVAMQRLQNFVASSSQCSGHGTRSWPRGSISFARWMVGLSSSRDHRRSERGY
- the LOC122029076 gene encoding 1-aminocyclopropane-1-carboxylate synthase 1-like isoform X2, with the protein product MGLAENQLSFDLIESWLERHPDAVGLRRDGALVFRELALFQDYHGLPHFKKALADFMGQLRGNKVELQWRNLVLTAGSTSANETLIFCLAEPGEAFLIPTPYYPGFDRDLKWRTGAEIVPIHCSSSNGFRITKRAVEKAYQQARKQRLSVKGILVTNPSNPLGTSLTHAELRTLLDFALAKGIHLISDEIYSGTAFASSPAFVSVLEAMQVHPLNLDLADRVHVVYSLSKDLGLPGFRVGALYSANPEVVAAATKMSSFGLVSSQTQYLLAALLCDNDFTAHYVAENKKRIAERHGRLVEGLRRAGVECLESNAGLFCWVDMRHLLLVDTFEGEMELWRKVVYEVGLNISPGSSCHCDEPGWFRLCFANMSEETLDVAMQRLQNFVASSSQCSGHGTRSWPRGSISFARWMVGLSSSRDHRRSERGY